The sequence TGATGGCTTGATATAAAAATGTCACACAAAACAATGGCTTCAATGGTTCTAATTTTTTCCTCACTGTCACAGGCTTCCACCATTGAGAATGATGAACTGTTACTCAACTCATTGATTGAAAGAGGCGTTATTTGTCCGGGCTTAACCTACGAGGACAATCAAGAAGCTTTGCGTCTCTATCTCAACGCGAAACAAGTAAAGAGCATTCCGTTTGATTCAAAAAAAAGACAAGAAACAGAAAATACAAATGAGATAGCGAATACAAGCAAGTTAGTTAATACAAACAAATCAACTAATAAACGTCAGATATCTAAAACACCAAAAGAGTGTATTAAACCGAACTCGGACAACCGTTCAGAATAAGGAAAGTTGATTCTGACATCGACATGGAAATACAAAAAAGGAAATGTAATGAAGATAATGAGAAAAACATTGTTGGCCTCAGCAATGCTTACTCTATTTAGCGTCAGTAGTTATGCTAAAACACCGATTGATTTAGGTGTTGTTAATGAAGACAAACTGATTGAAATGCTAGTAAGACAAGGCTTAGTCGAGCAAGATGCAACTGATGTGGCAAAACAGGATGCACTTGACCGTTACTTGAAAAATAAGATTAATTCCGGCTTTAAAGGCGATGCTCAATTCGGTAAAAAAGCGTTAGAACAACGAGCAAAAATACTCAAAGCCATCGAAAAAGGGTCTGGCGTTAAAAAAGCGAGTGTCTTTGCTTTGGAAGTCAGCACCAAGCGTACCGATAAAGTACTCGCTCTATTGGTCGATTTCCCTGATTTGAACTGGGATGACAACAAGCTGACCGAAGAGCACACGCAAATGCTCTACGAGAGCTACAACCCTGAACATTATCAAGAGTTGCTGTTTTCAAACTCTGGCTACACAGGGCCAAACGGCGAAAACCTAATCTCGATGCGTCAGTATTATCAAAGCGAATCAGGGGATAGTTACAGCGTTGCAGGTCAAGCTGCTGGTTGGTATCGCGCCTCTAAACCTGCGTCATTCTATGGTGGTAACTCCCCGACGACCGACAACGATCTCAACGCACAAGAACTGGTTCGCGAAGCGCTGAATCAATTGGCTCAAGATCCTAGTATCAACCTAGCCGATTACGACATCGAAGATCGTTACGATTACGACGGTGACGGGAACTTCCGTGAACCGGATGGTGTAATTGATCACCTAATGGTGTTCCACGCATCTGTTGGCGAAGAAGCAGGTGGTGGCGTATTAGGCCCAGATGCTATCTGGTCTCACCGATTCAACCTTGGTCGCACACATGTGCTTGAAGGTACCTCTAGCTCTCTTCCTGACCGCTTTGGTGGACAATACGCGGCATTCGATTACACCATTCAACCTATTGATGCCGCAGCTGGGGTATGTGCTCACGAGTATGGCCACGATTTAGGTCTGCCAGACGAATACGACACACAATACACAGGTAAAGGTGAGCCTGTTTCTTATTGGTCGATCATGTCTTCAGGTAGCTGGGCTGGTCAAATTGGTGGCACACAACCAACGGCATTCAGCTCTTGGGCAAAACACTTCCTACAAAAATCGATTGGCGGTCGTTGGATTAACGATGATCAAATCTCGATTAATGACCTAGAAGACAACCCACAAGTTTACACGCTGTTCCAAACGACGGATAACAGCCGTCCGAACATGATTAAAGTGGATCTTCCAGAAAAACAGATCGAAGGTTTAAAACCATTTGCTGGTGAGTATTCATTCCACTCCCAAAAAGGCGATGACCTGAAAAACAGTATGACACGCAAGTTGGTGATTCCAGCGGGTGATTCTGCACTGCTTTCGTTCAAAACTTGGTACCAGATTGAGAAAGACTACGACTTTGCGCGCGTACTCGTGAATGGACAAGCTATTGCAGGCAACATCACCTCAATGGATGACCCATACAATACTGGCCTCGTTCCTGCTATTGGCGGCGAATCTGACGGGTGGATTGACGCCGAGTTTGACGTTTCACAATGGGTAGGCCAAGAAATAGAGCTTTCGTTTGAGTACATCACCGATGGTGGCTTGGCGATGGAAGGCTTCTATCTAGATAATCTCAGTGTGATCGTTGATGGTGAAGCAACCTCAATAGACGATGGTGAAAGCAACTCCACCTTCGCCCTAAATGGCTACAAGCTGAGTAATGGATTCCACCAAGCGCAACACTACTACCTGCTGCAATGGCGTAGCCACATGGACGTTGATGAAGGTCTAGCCAACATCAAACGCATGGGTCAACTGATCTCATTCGATCCGGGTTTAATCATTTGGTACGTAGATGAGTCGCTGACTGATAACTGGGTAGGCAAACACCCAGGTGAAGGTTGGTTAGGTGTGGTCGATGCCGACCAGAATGCCATGACCTGGGAAAAATCCGGTGAAGTCGCTCAAACTCGTTACCAAGTTCGTGATGCTGCGTTTTCACTCAAAGATCATACTCCAATGCGTCTTGTAAACAGCGACAATGATGTACTTGAAGATACTAGTTTGCTTGGCAATGCTAGTTTCTCTGACGACCAAGATTACACGTCTCCACAGGCGCCTGATTCAGGACGTATCCTAACGGAGTTTGGCTTAGCCGTTGATATTTTGAATCAGAGTAACGACAACGAATACGGTGTGGTGCGCTTATCTAAAGTAAGCCAACATAACGTCGCCCCTACTGCGAGCTTCGAGCTCAATGTTACTGACCTGAACGTTTCTTCACGTAACTTCAGCTCAGATCAAGACGGCGAGATCACCAGTTATCTATGGGACTTTGGCAACGGCACAACAAGCAACGAAGTGGCACCAACTTGGTCTTACGAGCAAGCTGGTGAATACACGGTGAGCTTGACTGTTGTTGACGACAAAGGCACTACCGATTCATTTAGCTCCGTAGTGAGTGTTGAATCTCCAAACGCTCTTCCAGAAGCGAGTGCTAAGTACATCCACTTAGGTCGTTGGGTAACCATGTGGTCAACAAGTTCAGACAGTGATGGTCGTATTGTTGATACCGAGTGGACACTTCCAAACGGTAAGGTGAAACGAGGTCGTACATTCACTTCAATCTTCCCTTCATACGGAAAGCACGAAGTGACACTGAAGATAATCGATGATCAAGGCGGGATTACGACCAAGACAATTTTGGTCGACCTGTAAATCATCCTAGGTCTAAGGTCTAAAACAATAGACCAAAGACCATTGCTCATAAACATAGACCATCAAAATAAGTACGCGGCGTTATCACGCGTACTTACAAGCAAGCTTAAGCACTGTTGTCATCAGATTTCACCCCACGACAGCAGTTTTAAGAAAACGTTATTATTTAAGCCGTAAGCAAAAGCCCTACCGATTTGGTAGGGCTTTTTATTTGTCGCAATTCGAGATACTAAGGTTCTAATCACAGTAACGAACTACTGAACCACCATTCCACCAACCATTACACCGGTTGCTTTTGAATGCGTGACTTACGAGCACTGAATGCAAACAATAAAATAACCGCCAAAACAAACGGTAGAACATAAACATTGAGATTTTGCCAACCCACTGTTGATTCCAACCAACCAGACAGTAGCGCCGTGACGGTCACACAACCAAACACAACAAATTCATTAAACGCTTGTGCCTTGGCTTTATTTTGTGATTGATAAGACTGGCTAAACAAGCCTGTTGCAGCGATGAACATAAAATTCCAACCCACACCAAGCACAACCAAAGCGGCTCTGAAGTGCCAAATTGATACCCCATGGATATTGATGGCAATACTCACAACAAATAACACACCACCCGCAAGGATCATCATTCTTGAGCCGAACTTCTCGATGAGAGAACCCGTAAAGAATGCAGGCACAAACATGCCCAAGACGTGCCACTCAATGACACCAGCAGCCTTAGTAAAATCGAA comes from Vibrio bathopelagicus and encodes:
- a CDS encoding immune inhibitor A domain-containing protein; translation: MKIMRKTLLASAMLTLFSVSSYAKTPIDLGVVNEDKLIEMLVRQGLVEQDATDVAKQDALDRYLKNKINSGFKGDAQFGKKALEQRAKILKAIEKGSGVKKASVFALEVSTKRTDKVLALLVDFPDLNWDDNKLTEEHTQMLYESYNPEHYQELLFSNSGYTGPNGENLISMRQYYQSESGDSYSVAGQAAGWYRASKPASFYGGNSPTTDNDLNAQELVREALNQLAQDPSINLADYDIEDRYDYDGDGNFREPDGVIDHLMVFHASVGEEAGGGVLGPDAIWSHRFNLGRTHVLEGTSSSLPDRFGGQYAAFDYTIQPIDAAAGVCAHEYGHDLGLPDEYDTQYTGKGEPVSYWSIMSSGSWAGQIGGTQPTAFSSWAKHFLQKSIGGRWINDDQISINDLEDNPQVYTLFQTTDNSRPNMIKVDLPEKQIEGLKPFAGEYSFHSQKGDDLKNSMTRKLVIPAGDSALLSFKTWYQIEKDYDFARVLVNGQAIAGNITSMDDPYNTGLVPAIGGESDGWIDAEFDVSQWVGQEIELSFEYITDGGLAMEGFYLDNLSVIVDGEATSIDDGESNSTFALNGYKLSNGFHQAQHYYLLQWRSHMDVDEGLANIKRMGQLISFDPGLIIWYVDESLTDNWVGKHPGEGWLGVVDADQNAMTWEKSGEVAQTRYQVRDAAFSLKDHTPMRLVNSDNDVLEDTSLLGNASFSDDQDYTSPQAPDSGRILTEFGLAVDILNQSNDNEYGVVRLSKVSQHNVAPTASFELNVTDLNVSSRNFSSDQDGEITSYLWDFGNGTTSNEVAPTWSYEQAGEYTVSLTVVDDKGTTDSFSSVVSVESPNALPEASAKYIHLGRWVTMWSTSSDSDGRIVDTEWTLPNGKVKRGRTFTSIFPSYGKHEVTLKIIDDQGGITTKTILVDL